Proteins from a single region of Methanotorris igneus Kol 5:
- a CDS encoding TldD/PmbA family protein yields the protein MDINIEKLEKLLEVGTYADIRINHGESNHIILKDGKIDEISSGAGGGVAVRVLYKNAWGFATSNVIDLKEIENLINKAYKMAKVSNEYTDKEVILKEVKAVVDKVKPKAKINPKDVNIDEKKEFVLLAHENMFGDKVVSTSVSYSDAVGYSLFMNSEGTRIESERMRTIMYLTAVAKDGTLQYASERVGGDGFEVIKNANIENIAKSAKERAIRLLYAKPCPKGKFKVILDPELTGVFIHEAVGHASEADLVLQNDSVFKDKIGEKVGSEYVTVIDSPEVEGFGSYKYDDEGVKGRETIIIENGILKNFLHTRETAGRLNMEVTGNARAEGLNRPIVRMSNTFIKPGDWDFEELLEDTKDGIFLKGSRGGQVDTGKGLFQFSAVEAFLIENGELTTPLKDAGLSGEILNILYNVDAVTKEFKLSVGYCGKNGQSVPVGDGGGSIRTIAILS from the coding sequence ATGGATATCAACATTGAAAAATTGGAGAAACTCTTAGAAGTTGGAACCTACGCAGATATAAGAATAAATCATGGGGAAAGCAACCACATAATTTTAAAAGATGGGAAGATAGATGAGATTTCATCTGGAGCAGGAGGAGGAGTTGCAGTTAGGGTTTTATATAAAAATGCATGGGGATTTGCTACTTCAAATGTTATTGATTTGAAAGAAATTGAGAACCTAATAAATAAGGCATATAAGATGGCTAAGGTTTCTAATGAATATACGGATAAAGAGGTTATTTTAAAAGAAGTTAAAGCGGTTGTTGATAAAGTTAAACCAAAGGCAAAAATAAATCCAAAAGATGTTAATATTGATGAAAAAAAGGAATTTGTTTTATTGGCACATGAGAATATGTTTGGGGATAAGGTAGTTAGCACTTCTGTCTCTTACTCAGATGCTGTTGGATATTCATTATTTATGAACAGTGAGGGAACAAGAATAGAATCCGAAAGAATGAGGACAATAATGTATCTAACGGCAGTTGCAAAGGATGGAACTTTGCAGTATGCATCTGAGAGGGTTGGTGGGGATGGATTTGAGGTTATAAAAAATGCAAACATTGAAAACATTGCAAAATCTGCAAAAGAGAGGGCAATAAGATTACTTTATGCAAAACCATGCCCAAAAGGAAAATTTAAAGTTATTCTTGACCCAGAATTGACAGGGGTATTTATCCATGAAGCAGTAGGGCACGCATCAGAGGCAGATTTGGTTTTACAGAATGACAGCGTCTTTAAGGACAAGATAGGAGAAAAAGTTGGAAGTGAATATGTAACCGTCATAGATAGTCCAGAAGTTGAAGGCTTTGGTTCATATAAGTATGATGATGAAGGTGTGAAGGGGAGAGAAACAATAATAATTGAAAATGGTATATTAAAGAACTTCCTTCACACAAGAGAGACTGCAGGAAGGTTGAATATGGAAGTTACAGGAAATGCGAGGGCAGAAGGGTTGAATAGACCAATTGTAAGGATGAGTAACACATTTATAAAACCGGGAGATTGGGACTTTGAGGAGTTGTTGGAGGACACAAAAGATGGAATATTCTTAAAAGGTTCAAGAGGGGGTCAAGTTGATACTGGAAAAGGATTGTTCCAATTTAGTGCAGTTGAAGCATTCTTAATTGAAAATGGGGAATTAACAACCCCTTTAAAAGATGCTGGGTTAAGTGGGGAGATATTGAATATATTATATAACGTAGATGCTGTAACAAAAGAATTTAAGTTGAGTGTTGGTTATTGTGGCAAGAATGGACAGAGTGTTCCTGTTGGAGATGGAGGGGGAAGTATAAGGACTATCGCAATATTATCCTAA